Part of the Perognathus longimembris pacificus isolate PPM17 chromosome 1, ASM2315922v1, whole genome shotgun sequence genome, tttcagcTTAGTCCAGAGACCCAACTGGCACCAGTATGCCAACAGGTATTCCAGGATTTGCAGGCACCACCATCTGACTTTGAAGGGCCCTTCCCTGAGAATCAGTGACTCTGACTTTTCCTATTCCAGAATGCCAGCTAGGCCAAAGCTATGCTGACCAGAGAGTCTAGCATCCTTCCAATTTTCTCCTTAAAAAGTGCTGTTCTAGAAAAATGGAATGGCTAGGCCTGGCAGTGAGGACTaatggccacagggtggcagcagagcTCCAGCTGTGGAGGATAGCTCCCCATGCTCTTAGTAACGATGGGGCCTGCCAACAGATTTGAAGCTACTGTAGACTCCAAAACCCTTCTGCTTCCTTCTGTATCTCTCATCTACCCACAGCCCATGTGCAGCCTTCCAAGAGGCTCAAAGGCAGCGGGCAGCTGGACTATGTACTTGCTGACCCCAAGAAGGGGAGAAACCGGGGAGTCAGGGCTGCACTCTGTCCTTCCCTAGCTCCCAGACAGAAGTTTCTCCATACTCTGGTCTGCATGTTAAGAACAAGGGGTGATCGATTGAAGCTCTCCAACCTGTTGAGGGATTGGAGGTTCTTGTAAGGCCCTCCCGGGCCTGGCTCTGACAAAGCATCTGCAATTAATGATGCTGCTTGAGCTCTGGAGACAGGATTTATGCATCTAATAAAGTCTATAACTCCAGGCtttgggctgggggtgggaggctgagagcaagAAGTCCCAGGGGGGCCATGGGAGGGGATCCCAGGCGGCTCTTAATGGAGCCATGTATTTCCATTGCCTGTCTAGATTCCCCCTCAGGCTGGGGGAGGGTGGCGGGGGACAGCAGGTATAAGAGGCTGGTGTGGCTGTAGGGAAGTAGGTGGCAGCATGGATTCCAGGCAGGTGGCTGTGCTGCTGCTGGTGTTGCTATTACTGGACTGGGGCCACACAGCAGGACCACAGACCCAGGACCAAGGAGCCGAGGTCCTCATGGTGAGTGAGTGCCTTGTCCAGTTGGGACTGGTGCTCTAGTTAGATGCTACCGAGATCGTCATTCGGCTTCCCAGCTGAGGGAAATGTCCCCTTAGCCCCCGGAGGCCACTCCTTTCTCCTGGGACTGGTGTCCATCTTCCCTCACCTCCAACTTCTTGCCATAGGAAGACAATGGACCCCACAGACAGCAAGCCCAGACCCCTGGGTCCCTCTTACACTCCCTGCTCCAAGCCATGGAGAGATCTGGCCGGAGTCCAGCCTTCCTGTTTCAGCCCCAGAGGTGAGTCTCAGAGGGAACAAatgtggcaggggctgggaagggcaggggccaaggaggcaggaaaggagaCTTGGGAAGGGAGTCCACAGGGAGATCTGTCTGAGGATGAATCTCTCCTCAGGTTTGGCAGAAATGCCCAGGGGCCTTGGAGCAATGAGAGGCTGAGTCCTGTGGCTGGAGAGTTCTGGAGCCTGGCTACCCCTCAGCGCTTAGGGAAGAAGTAACAGTGCCATCCCTGTCTGCATGCAAGGCCCACACCCCACAGTGCCATGTGTCTCCCCAAATAAAATGGTCTGGCTTCTGGATCTGTGTTGAGACGAAACTTTAAAGGGTTGGGAGGAGGCTCCTAGACAACAACTACCCTCACCACCTCCCAGCCCAACTCCAACAGCACGGCCTGCGGGTTCTCCCAGGAGAGCCTGATCCTCTGTCTGCAGCAAAGAGAACgccgggatgggggcgggggggaggtagAAAAAGGGCTAAAAGTGTGGAAGGAATGTAGTGCCGACCCCTGCCACCCACACGACTCAGGGCCATAGAAGGAGTTTACAAAACCAAGGTGCGGCATGTTTATTCTGGACTCTAGTAGAGCCCCATTTCCTTCCCACTCATCCTCCCAGAATGAGGACAGGTCTTGAGCCAGCTAAGGCCCTGTGGTCGCTGGCTCCTTGCCCTGTGCTTTCCTCAGCCTCAGAGCAGGCAGTCTGTATCAG contains:
- the Npff gene encoding pro-FMRFamide-related neuropeptide FF isoform X1 gives rise to the protein MLEFPDVSQWDRRQEDNGPHRQQAQTPGSLLHSLLQAMERSGRSPAFLFQPQRFGRNAQGPWSNERLSPVAGEFWSLATPQRLGKK
- the Npff gene encoding pro-FMRFamide-related neuropeptide FF isoform X2 translates to MQEDNGPHRQQAQTPGSLLHSLLQAMERSGRSPAFLFQPQRFGRNAQGPWSNERLSPVAGEFWSLATPQRLGKK